Proteins from one Cicer arietinum cultivar CDC Frontier isolate Library 1 chromosome 3, Cicar.CDCFrontier_v2.0, whole genome shotgun sequence genomic window:
- the LOC101509577 gene encoding inactive leucine-rich repeat receptor-like protein kinase CORYNE isoform X1: MLDLMFLTLICSCVFVFCVSMFHKKHTFFLLLLLFSLNHNTVQCQGRLSKHIAYESPSPSSNYKDDSRKIIFSIVLGATTGLIGSILFAFIVRCVVQYLNRTPILKGPVIFSPKIAPKTLQSALTKENTLLGSSPNGKYYKTVLENGLTIAVKRVTPFEGNSQESRRKSVKRGIQLELELLASLRHRNLMSLRAYVRENDGFSLVYDYVSTGSLADVMNRVRENELMLGWEVRLRIAVGVVKGLQYLHFTCVPQILHFNLKLTNVMLDGEFEPRLADYGLAKLLPNLDRGVSVNSPPECFHNCSRYTEKSDIFSFGTILGVLLTGKDPTDPFFGEPSRGGSLGSWLRHLKQAGEEREAIDKSILGEQGEEDEMLMAVGIAAACLSDMPADRPSSDELVHMLTQLNSF, encoded by the exons ATGCTTGATTTAATGTTTCTAACATTGATTTGTagttgtgtttttgttttttgtgtttcaatgtttcataaaaaacacacctttttccttcttttgttgttgtttagtTTGAATCATAACACTGTGCAATGCCAAGGAAGATTGAGTAAACACATAGCTTATGAGTCTCCATCACCATCATCAAATTACAAAGATGATTCTAGGAAGATAATTTTCAGTATAGTTTTAGGAGCAACCACTGGACTAATAGGTTCAATTCTGTTTGCATTTATAGTTCGTTGTGTTGTTCAATATCTAAATAGAACACCAATCCTCAAAGGACCTGTGATATTCTCACCAAAGATTGCACCAAAGACACTTCAATCAGCTTTAACAAAAGAAAACACTTTGCTTGGTTCAAGTCCAAATGGAAAATACTACAAAACAGTTCTTGAGAATGGTTTAACAATTGCTGTCAAAAGGGTCACACCCTTTGAGGGAAATTCACAAGAGAGTAGGAGAAAATCAGTGAAGAGGGGAATTCAATTGGAGCTTGAGCTTCTAGCTAGCTTAAGACATAGgaatttgatgagtttgagagCCTACGTCCGCGAAAACGACGGGTTTTCGTTGGTTTATGATTATGTTTCAACTGGTAGTCTTGCCGATGTGATGAATAGAGTTAGGGAAAATGAGTTGATGCTTGGTTGGGAAGTTAGGTTAAGGATTGCTGTTGGTGTTGTGAAGGGACTTCAATATCTTCATTTCACTTGTGTGCCTCAGATTCTGCATTTTAATTTGAAGCTTACAAATGTTATGTTGGATGGTGAGTTTGAACCTAGGTTGGCTGATTATGGTTTGGCTAAACTTCTACCAAATTTGGATAGAGGGGTTTCTGTCAACAGCCCTCCGGAATGTTTCCATAATTGCAG CAGGTACACAGAAAAAAGTGACATATTCAGTTTTGGCACGATACTAGGCGTTTTATTAACCGGTAAGGACCCTACCGATCCATTCTTTGGAGAGCCCTCCCGAGGAGGAAGTTTAGGAAGTTGGCTACGGCACTTGAAGCAAGCCGGTGAGGAACGAGAAGCTATAGATAAGAGTATTTTAGGCGAACAAGGCGAAGAAGATGAGATGCTAATGGCTGTTGGGATTGCTGCTGCATGTTTATCGGATATGCCTGCAGATAGGCCTTCTAGTGATGAGCTTGTTCACATGCTAACACAACTCAATAGTTTTTGA
- the LOC101509577 gene encoding inactive leucine-rich repeat receptor-like protein kinase CORYNE isoform X2: MLDLMFLTLICSCVFVFCVSMFHKKHTFFLLLLLFSLNHNTVQCQGRLSKHIAYESPSPSSNYKDDSRKIIFSIVLGATTGLIGSILFAFIVRCVVQYLNRTPILKGPVIFSPKIAPKTLQSALTKENTLLGSSPNGKYYKTVLENGLTIAVKRVTPFEGNSQESRRKSVKRGIQLELELLASLRHRNLMSLRAYVRENDGFSLVYDYVSTGSLADVMNRVRENELMLGWEVRLRIAVGVVKGLQYLHFTCVPQILHFNLKLTNVMLDGEFEPRLADYGLAKLLPNLDRGVSVNSPPECFHNCRYTEKSDIFSFGTILGVLLTGKDPTDPFFGEPSRGGSLGSWLRHLKQAGEEREAIDKSILGEQGEEDEMLMAVGIAAACLSDMPADRPSSDELVHMLTQLNSF; this comes from the exons ATGCTTGATTTAATGTTTCTAACATTGATTTGTagttgtgtttttgttttttgtgtttcaatgtttcataaaaaacacacctttttccttcttttgttgttgtttagtTTGAATCATAACACTGTGCAATGCCAAGGAAGATTGAGTAAACACATAGCTTATGAGTCTCCATCACCATCATCAAATTACAAAGATGATTCTAGGAAGATAATTTTCAGTATAGTTTTAGGAGCAACCACTGGACTAATAGGTTCAATTCTGTTTGCATTTATAGTTCGTTGTGTTGTTCAATATCTAAATAGAACACCAATCCTCAAAGGACCTGTGATATTCTCACCAAAGATTGCACCAAAGACACTTCAATCAGCTTTAACAAAAGAAAACACTTTGCTTGGTTCAAGTCCAAATGGAAAATACTACAAAACAGTTCTTGAGAATGGTTTAACAATTGCTGTCAAAAGGGTCACACCCTTTGAGGGAAATTCACAAGAGAGTAGGAGAAAATCAGTGAAGAGGGGAATTCAATTGGAGCTTGAGCTTCTAGCTAGCTTAAGACATAGgaatttgatgagtttgagagCCTACGTCCGCGAAAACGACGGGTTTTCGTTGGTTTATGATTATGTTTCAACTGGTAGTCTTGCCGATGTGATGAATAGAGTTAGGGAAAATGAGTTGATGCTTGGTTGGGAAGTTAGGTTAAGGATTGCTGTTGGTGTTGTGAAGGGACTTCAATATCTTCATTTCACTTGTGTGCCTCAGATTCTGCATTTTAATTTGAAGCTTACAAATGTTATGTTGGATGGTGAGTTTGAACCTAGGTTGGCTGATTATGGTTTGGCTAAACTTCTACCAAATTTGGATAGAGGGGTTTCTGTCAACAGCCCTCCGGAATGTTTCCATAATTGCAG GTACACAGAAAAAAGTGACATATTCAGTTTTGGCACGATACTAGGCGTTTTATTAACCGGTAAGGACCCTACCGATCCATTCTTTGGAGAGCCCTCCCGAGGAGGAAGTTTAGGAAGTTGGCTACGGCACTTGAAGCAAGCCGGTGAGGAACGAGAAGCTATAGATAAGAGTATTTTAGGCGAACAAGGCGAAGAAGATGAGATGCTAATGGCTGTTGGGATTGCTGCTGCATGTTTATCGGATATGCCTGCAGATAGGCCTTCTAGTGATGAGCTTGTTCACATGCTAACACAACTCAATAGTTTTTGA
- the LOC101509256 gene encoding uncharacterized protein → MLMLISSQKALTFVTFFFLLGLSPIHSRDAHVINFRSLNLYPESLAWDPRAQHFLLGSLRQRIITAVSDAGVVETFISDTTLPTEASILGIAVDSRHNRLLAVVHSRPPLPPFNALAAYDLHSRHRIFLSPLPPSDNDESIPCAANDVAVDFNGNAFVTNSAGNFIWKVTADGYASIFSRSQLFTSLLNDQTTGHGLLGLNGITYVSKGYLLVVQSSTGKVFKVDAIDGTARSVLLNEDLIGADDIVVRDDNVAVAVSPMNKLWFMKSMDSWGEGVVYERLELNLQRFPTSVTVGEKGRVYVLYGHLNEGILGDSGRENFGIGEVRSREGQDEHVWIFLLIGLGLAYFFFWRFQMSNLVKKMDQKVK, encoded by the coding sequence ATGTTAATGTTAATTTCATCACAAAAAGCTTTAACCTTCGTaaccttcttcttcttattgGGCCTAAGCCCAATTCATTCACGAGACGCACACGTCATCAATTTCCGATCACTCAACCTCTACCCTGAATCCCTCGCGTGGGACCCACGCGCTCAACATTTCCTCCTCGGATCTCTCCGTCAACGAATCATCACCGCCGTCTCCGACGCTGGCGTCGTCGAAACTTTCATCTCCGATACAACTCTCCCCACCGAAGCCTCCATCCTCGGAATCGCCGTGGATTCCCGCCATAACCGTCTCCTCGCCGTCGTACATTCCCGCCCTCCCCTCCCTCCGTTCAACGCCCTCGCTGCTTACGATCTCCATTCCCGCCACCGCATCTTCCTCTCTCCTCTCCCTCCGTCCGACAACGACGAATCCATCCCTTGCGCCGCCAACGACGTTGCTGTTGATTTCAACGGCAACGCATTCGTAACAAACTCCGCCGGAAACTTCATTTGGAAAGTCACCGCCGACGGATACGCCTCAATCTTCTCCAGATCTCAACTATTCACCTCGCTGTTAAACGATCAAACCACCGGTCACGGTCTCTTAGGACTCAACGGAATCACCTACGTCAGCAAAGGTTACCTTCTCGTAGTGCAATCAAGCACAGGGAAGGTTTTCAAGGTCGACGCGATTGACGGAACGGCGAGGAGTGTATTGCTTAACGAGGATCTAATCGGCGCTGACGATATCGTCGTCCGCGACGATAATGTAGCGGTGGCGGTTTCGCCGATGAACAAATTGTGGTTCATGAAGAGTATGGATAGTTGGGGGGAAGGAGTGGTGTATGAGAGATTGGAGCTTAATTTACAGCGGTTTCCGACGTCGGTTACGGTTGGAGAGAAAGGTAGGGTTTATGTGTTGTATGGACATTTGAATGAAGGAATATTGGGAGATTCAGGGAGAGAGAATTTTGGTATTGGTGAAGTGAGATCAAGAGAAGGACAAGATGAACATGTTTGGATCTTTCTTTTGATTGGTCTTGGATTAGCTTATTTCTTCTTTTGGAGGTTTCAAATGTCAAATCTTGTCAAGAAAATGGATCAAAAAGTCAAATAG